The following are from one region of the Trichocoleus sp. FACHB-46 genome:
- a CDS encoding Tn3 family transposase → MGKNVHGSCGLLVSRPFCHLLSLGARSEVEGFNQFTHWLFFGKDGVITENDPEEQEKRLKYLDVVACAVILQNAVDISWAIQSLHAEGHKVDRESLAVLSLYMTRQLKRFGDYVVDLQPIPQPLETAISLPVKIAES, encoded by the coding sequence GTGGGCAAGAATGTCCATGGTTCTTGCGGTCTATTAGTTTCACGCCCTTTCTGCCACCTTTTAAGCCTTGGTGCAAGATCTGAGGTAGAGGGATTTAATCAGTTCACTCACTGGCTTTTCTTCGGCAAGGATGGAGTGATTACTGAGAACGACCCGGAAGAGCAAGAGAAACGACTCAAGTACCTTGATGTTGTGGCTTGTGCCGTTATTCTTCAAAATGCAGTGGACATTTCTTGGGCTATCCAGAGCTTGCATGCAGAGGGGCACAAGGTAGACCGGGAATCGCTGGCAGTTCTCAGCCTTTACATGACTCGACAATTAAAACGATTTGGGGATTATGTGGTGGATCTACAGCCAATTCCACAGCCCTTAGAGACTGCCATTTCACTGCCAGTAAAAATCGCTGAAAGCTAG